TATCATCTAAGTAAACTATTTCTTTCATTTCAATTAAGTCTACTATTCCTTCAAAAGCATCTTCTGCTCCGATTGGTAATTGGATAGGTACAGGATTTGCTCCTAATTTTTCTTTTATATCGTTAACACACATTTTAAAGTCTGCTCCGATTCTATCCATTTTATTGAAGAATGCCATTCTAGGTACACCATATTTGTCAGCTTGTCTCCATACAGTTTCAGACTGAGGTTGAACTCCGTCAACTGCAGAGAATACTGCAACTGCACCATCTAGGACTCTTAGAGATCTTTCAACCTCAACTGTAAAGTCCACGTGTCCTGGTGTGTCTATTATATTTATTCTATGATTTTTCCAGAAACATGTTGTAGCAGCAGAAGTAATTGTAATACCTCTTTCTTGCTCTTGTTCCATCCAGTCCATTGTTGCTGTACCGTCGTGAGTCTCTCCTATATTGTGGTTAATTCCTGTATAGAAAAGAATTCTTTCAGTAGTAGTAGTTTTACCAGCGTCAATGTGAGCCATGATACCAATGTTTCTAGTCATTTCTAATGAAACTTGTCTAGCCATTTAGTGTTTTCCTCCTCGTTATCTACGCTAAATTACAAAATTAATATTTATAGTGTGCGAATGCTCTGTTAGCTTCAGCCATTCTATAAGTATCTTCTTTTTTCTTAACAGTTGCACCTTCATTGTTAGATGCTGCGATTAATTCAGCTGCTAACTTTTCAACCATTCCATACTCTTTTCTTTCTCTTGTATAAGTAACAAGCCATCTTAAAGCTAGAGTTTGTTGTCTTTCTAATCTTACTTCAGTTGGAACTTGGTAAGTAGCTCCTCCGATTCTTCTTGATCTTACTTCAACTTGAGGTTTAATGTTTTCTAAAGCTTGTTTGAATACATCGTACCCCTCTTTACCAGTTTTTTCTTTTATTAAATCCATTGCTGAATAGAATATAGATTCTGCTAATGATTTTTTTCCATCTACCATGAATGCATTTATAGTTTTAGTAACTACCTTATCAGAATATCTTGAATCAGGTAATACATCTCTTTTAACTGCTGCTCTTCTTCTTGACATTTAAACTGTTCACCTCCCTAATTAATTACGCTTTTTTTACACCGTATTTAGATCTTGATTGTTTTCTGTTGTTAACTCCTGCTGTATCTAGAGCTCCTCTTATAATTTTGTATCTAACCCCTGGTAAGTCTTTAGTTCTTCCACCTCTTATAAGAGCGATTGAGTGTTCCTGTAAGTTGTGTCCTTCACCTGGAATGTAGCAAGTTACTTCTAGACCGTTAGTTAATTTTACTCTGGCAACTTTTCTTAAAGCTGAGTTTGGTTTTTTAGGTGTAGTAGTGTATACTCTAACACAAACTCCTCTTCTTTGTGGGTTTCCTTGTAATGCTGGTGACTTTCCTTTTTCTTCTAAAGTTTGTCTTCCTTTTTTTACTAATTGATTTAAAGTAGGCATTTTACCCTCCTTCCGAAATTTTTTATATTTTTATATTATTATATAACTTAGATATTATAGTCTTCCCCCAATAAAAAGTCAAACTAATCTATTATATAGCAGATGATATTTTAGCATATTTTAAAAATTTTTACAAAGTATTTTTTAAAGTTTTTAGTTCATTTTCAATGGATTCCCACTCTTCCATCTTGTTCAAGATGTCATTATCTAAGGAATCCAGGCGATTTTGTATCTCTAATAATTTTTCTAAATCATTAATTTTTCCTGCAAGTTCATAATCTTTTTGAGCTACTTCTTTTTTATTTTCAAGCTTCTCTATATCCTTTTCAACTTCTATATATTTTTTTTCAAGAGAAGAAATTCTATTCTTTATTCTTTTTTGTTCTTCATAATCATTTATACCATCAGAAACTTTTTCTTCTTTTATATTTTTTTTCTGAGCACAATAAGCTTCATAATCTCCCTTAAACTTTTCTGCTCCATCTTCTGTTATTTCATATATTGTATTTACTATTCCCTCTAAAAAATATCTATCGTGAGAAACTACAAGAATTGTTCCCTCATAATCCTCTAAAGCCTCTTCTAAAACTTCTCTTGAGTAAATATCCAAATGGTTCGTAGGCTCGTCAAGTATTAAAAAATTAGCCTTTTTAAGAATAAGTTTCATAAGAGTAACTCTTGCTTTTTCTCCTCCACTTAAAGAACCTATTGTTTTCATTACATCGTCTTCAGGAAATAAAAATCCTCCAGCAAGAGTTCTTACTTCTTCTTCACTCATGGGATAATTATATAGAAATTCATTTAAAATAGTTGCTTTAAAATCCAGCCCTTGATGATTCTGATCATAATATCCAATAGTTACTTTATCTCCTATTGTAACTGTCCCACTGTCAGCTTTTTCAAGGCCATTTACTATTTTTAAAAGAGTTGATTTTCCAACTCCATTTTTTCCTATTATTCCTACTCTTTCCCCTCTGAATATTTCAAGATTTAAGTTTTTAAATAATCTTTTTCCATCATAAGACTTTGATAGTTTTTCTATTTTCAAAACTCTGTCAACACTTGGTCTTTCTATTTCAAATTTAAGCTTCATTTTTCTTTTTGAAAAAACTGGATTTTCCATTTTTTCCATTCTATCTAAAAGTTTCTGACGCCCTCTTGCCTGTTTTGATTTTATTCCTGCCTTATATCTTTGAACATATTCTTCTATTTTTTTTATTTTATCCTGCTCTTTCTCAAAAGCTTTTACTGCTCCTGAAAGATAAGCCTCTTTTTGAATAGTATAATCTGTAAAGTTCCCTTTATATGTTCTTAAAGTTTTTCCTTCTATTTCAAATATTCTATTTGCTACATTATCAAGAAAATATCTATCATGTGATACAACCATAACAGCTTTATTATAGTCTTTTAAAAATTTTTCAAGCCATTCTATTGCAATTAAATCCAAATGGTTTGTTGGCTCGTCAAGTATTAAAAGCTCAGGTTCCTCTAAAAGAATTTTTCCAAGAGCTGTTCTTGATTTTTGCCCCCCTGAAAGATCTCCTATTTTAACATTCCATAAATCTTCTGGAAGACTTAATCCATTTAAAATCTGTTTAACTTTATATTCTATACTATATCCTTCTGCCTGTTCATATCTTGTTGAAACAAGAGAAAGTTCCTCCATTATTTTATCAAAATTTTCCTCTTCAATATTAAGCCTTAAACTAAGTTCATGAATTTTTTTATAATCTTCAAGAACTGAACTGAAAACTGTCATAAGTTCTTCAAAAACTGTATTTTCATAATTAAGATTTATATTTTGAGACAGATATCCTACTTTAAGATTTCCTTTTTTTGATATTGTCCCTCTTCTGTCTGTTGAAGGATCTACATCATTTTCTTCTATTTCAAGCATCATTTTTATAAGAGTTGTTTTACCAGCTCCATTTACCCCAATAACACCTATCTTATCTTTCTGATCTATTGAAAAAGTTATATTTTTAAAAAGAGTCTCTCCTGAAAACCCTTTATATAAATTCTCTACATGTAGTAATGCCATTTAAAACACTCTCCTGATAATTTCTAATCAAGGTTTATTATATCACATTTTCTTATCTTTTGTTTTATATTCCTTGAAACTTTTATCTTTTCAATGTATAATTTTTTAATTGAATTTATTCATCAAGGAGGAAACTATGAAAAAAATATTTTCCATTTTATTCTTCTTTTGTACCCTATCTTCTTTTGCTTCCAGTTTAGCAATAGATGAAACAGAAAACCTGTACAAAGAAAGTGAAAAACTTACAAGAGAATATATTGCAAGTTGTAAAATCCTAAAAAATGTAGCTGCAGGAGATATAAGCATAATACAAAAAAATGATATTGATAATATTATAAGAATACAAGAAAATAACCTTGAAACTTATAAAAAATCTTTGGAGATTTTAAAAAAATTAGAAAAAGATTATAATACTTTTTCTGAAGATAAAAAAAGCATCACTCTTGACGCCCTTTATCTTCAACAGGAAAAACTTAAAGATTTAAACAGAAATCTCCAAAAAGCAATTCAGCTTAATAAAGCTGCTATTGAAAATTATAATCAATAAAAAATGGAACTGAAGATTAAATACATTTTATTAATTCTTCAGTTCCGTTTTTATTTTTTTACATAAGAGCTGCTGCTATTGGATAACCTATAAAAACTGTTATAAGTATTGTGACAAACATAAAAATAAATCCATGCTTCATCATACTTCCTGTGTCTGTCCATCCTGATCCTATTGCCATAGCTACATGAGGCATTGCTGGAGGAGTTGCAAAAGCATAAGCTGACATCATTCCTATTATAGAAACTACAGCTGGACAAGAAACTGTCCCATTTGCTGCTTGTATAAGAGGAACTGCCACTGTTGTTACTACTGTTACTGTAACCATATTTGATGAAAAATTAGTTTGTATGCATGCCCATGCTGTAAAAATTATTATTAAAAATATAGGAGATACATCTTTTAAAATAGGGCTTAAAGTTTCTATAATGTAATGAGTAAGTCCTATACTTTTATTTGTCATTGCACTTCCTATTGCAAGAGTTCCTGCACACATAATAATACTTGACCACTGCACTCCTTTTTTCATTCCCTCATTAAAATTAAGCAAAGGTTTTTTATCAAATGTTATCACTGAATAGATAATTACTCCTAAAATTGGAGGAAATGCTGTTCCAAGTTTGCTTATTTTCATAACAGCTGGAACTACATCTTTTAAAAGACTTGGAAGCACCCATAAAATAACAATAAAGCAAAATACAAGTAAAATCATTTTTTCTTTTTTATCCATTGGTTTTAGTTCTTTTTTTAAAATAGATATATCTATATCTTTTATTTCTGACATATCAGGATTCAAAATAAATCTGAAAATCAAAACAAGAAAAGCTGTACTTAATATTCCCACAGGAACCGCAAATGCCATATACTGTCCATACCCTATGCTTAAACCTGTTGCAGTATTATAAAATCCCATTGCCATAATACTGAAGACATGAGCTATAGGAGTCATACCAGCTGATACTGATACACAAAAAGCCAATCCCATCATAAGCATATTTGCAATTTTATCTCCTCTTTTAAGTTTTAAAATTTCATTTATTTTTTCAACTATTGGAAGAAAAACTACAAATAATACTGTAGGAGATACAAAACATCCTATGCATATAACAGCTGCAAAAAAAGAAATTACAAATTGCCATGGCCCTTTTTTAGCTGCCGGACTTGTTATAAATGACAAGGCACATCTATTTAAAAAAGGTGTTTCTGAAAGAGCATAAGTACACATAAAAGTACATATAAGAAAAATAATAGTCTCATTTCCAAATGAAGCTGCAAAAATAGGTTTAAAACCTATTTCAGGTACAAGCCCCAAAGCTCCTATGCATAAAAGACTTGGCCAATCAATAGCAACTGTAAGCCATAAAATAAGAACTCCTGCAAATATTCCTACAACATTCATACCTGAAGGCTGCATTCCATCTGGAAGAGGTATATATCTTCCAAAGATTATAAGCATAAATCCTATCACTAAATAAATATTTCTTTTTGTAAACTGTGTCATTTTACCTCCTGTAAATGTTCCAGTGTCTGCTTTTTATCTTTAACTTTTAAAATATTGTAAAAGTAAAAAACCGGCACTGGATGAAATTATAAAAAAGTATACCGGTTTTTTATTATAAATTATATTAAATTATTTTTTTAAAATTCCCATAAGAATATCTTCTGAAGTTATAGGAAGTTTTCTGAAATTAATACCAACTGCATTTTTTATAGCTGCAGCTATAGCTGGAGCTGGAGTATTTATTACTACCTCTCCTATTGATTTTGCCCCAAAAGGACCTGTTTCTTCATAGCTTCTGCTGAATTCAACATCCATTTTATGTAAATCTTTTCTGCAAGGAATTTTATACTGCATGAAACTGTCTGTCATTACTCTTCCTTTTTCATCAAAAAGAATATTTTCATAAAGAGCAAGACCTATTCCCTGAGCCATTCCTCCTTCTACCTGAACTCTTGCTGCACTTGGATTTACTGGTGTTCCACAATCAACTACAGAAAGAATATCTAAAACTTCACATACTCCTGTTGCTGGATCTATTTCTACTTCTGCAAATCCTGCTACGAAAGGAGGAGGAGATGTTTCACTTCCCCAAGTTGCTGAAGTTGTAAGCTGATTTCTTAAATCAAAAGAAACTGACTTCATTGCTAAATCTTTAATTGTTACTGATTTTGTTCCATCTGCATTTTCAACATGATCTCCACAGTAAATTAAATCTTCTTTTGGAATTTCTAAAATTACAGATGCTGTTTTTAAAATTTCTTCTCTCATTTTTTCACATGCAAGAACAACTGCTTTTCCTGTTACATAAGTTCCACTTGAAGCATATGCTCCTGGATCATAAGGAGAAACATCTGTATCACTTGTATTTATTATTATTTCAGACATAGGAACTTCAAGAACTTCTGCTGCCATCATTGTCATAACAGTGTCACTTCCTTGTCCCATATCTGTTACACCAACTTGAACTGTAAAGTTTCCTGCATCATTAAGTCTTACAGTTGCTGATCCTGTATCAACTCCTGCAATACCTGAACCCTGCATTGTTACAGCCATTCCACACCCTCTTATTTTTCCATCAGGCATAACTCTTCTTGGATATCTTTCGTCCCAATTAAATTTCTCTTTACCTATCTCTATACATCTTTTTACACTTCCACTTGCTATATAACTATCTTTTCCAGGTTCAACAAGATTTTTCATTCTTATTTCCACAGGAGAAATTTTTAAAATTTCTGCAAGTTCATTAACTGCTGATTCTACAGCAAAAGTTCCCTGTGTAGCTCCATATCCTCTGAATGCAGCTCCAACCATTGTATTTGTATACACTACATCAGCTTCCATTCTCATTGGAATTTTTTCATAAAGAGGGAAAGTTTTGAAAGATACAAGCCCTGTTACTGTAGGGGCATGTTCCCCATAAGCACCTGTATTTGATATTACTTTTATATCTATTCCTTTGATATTTCCTTCTTTATCTGAACCTATTTTTACATTAAGAGTCATTGCATGTCTTGTATTTCCACAAACTTGAGTTTCTTTTCTTGTAAAAATTATTTTTGAAGGTTTTTTAGTCATCATTGTAACAAAAGCTGAGTACATTTCACAAACCATTGTTTGTTTTGCTCCAAATCCTCCACCTATTCTTGGCTTTATAACCCTTATCTTGCTGGCATCAAGTCCAAGAATTCTTGCAAGATGTCTTCTTACATGGAAAGGAATCTGAGTTGAAGCTATTGTAGTCAATCTTCCGTTAACATCATAGTAACTATAAGAACGATATGTCTCCATCATTGACTGAATTTGTGCCTGAGTACGATATGTTCTTTCTATAACAACATCACTTTCTGAAAGTCCCGCCTCAACATCTCCTTTAGTATATAAAAGATGAGATGCAAGATTTTTACTTCTGTTATATCCTATATCATAATTTGTATGTGCTTCTTCCATATGAACTTTTATATTTGATGTTGTCGCTTTTTCATAATCAAGAAGAGGCTCTAAAACTTCATATTCTACTTTTATAAGTTTCATAGCTTTTAAAGCTGTTTTTTCATCTTCTGCTGCTATTATTGCTACAGGATCTCCCACATAACGAACATACTCATCTAAAAGTCTTCTGTCATAAGGAGATGGTTCTGGATAACTTTGTCCTGCTGAAGTAAATCTTGTCTTTGGTACATCTTCAAAAGTATATATCCCCTCTACTCCTGGCACAAGCATCGCTGCTTTTTTATCAATTGATTTAATTTTTGCATAGGCATATGGGCTTCTTAAAAGTTTTATTATTAATGTATTATTATTTAAAACAAGATCATCTGTATAAACAGGTTTACCTGTTATAAGATTTATACTATCAATTTTAGGTGTAGGTTTATTTACTATTTTCACTTTCCATCACCTCTTTCATATAGGCTCTTATACCTCTTAACTGTGAAGCATATCCACTGCATCTACAAAGATTTCCATTAAGATAATGAAG
The DNA window shown above is from Fusobacterium perfoetens and carries:
- the rpsL gene encoding 30S ribosomal protein S12: MPTLNQLVKKGRQTLEEKGKSPALQGNPQRRGVCVRVYTTTPKKPNSALRKVARVKLTNGLEVTCYIPGEGHNLQEHSIALIRGGRTKDLPGVRYKIIRGALDTAGVNNRKQSRSKYGVKKA
- the rpsG gene encoding 30S ribosomal protein S7 translates to MSRRRAAVKRDVLPDSRYSDKVVTKTINAFMVDGKKSLAESIFYSAMDLIKEKTGKEGYDVFKQALENIKPQVEVRSRRIGGATYQVPTEVRLERQQTLALRWLVTYTRERKEYGMVEKLAAELIAASNNEGATVKKKEDTYRMAEANRAFAHYKY
- a CDS encoding xanthine dehydrogenase family protein molybdopterin-binding subunit, translating into MKIVNKPTPKIDSINLITGKPVYTDDLVLNNNTLIIKLLRSPYAYAKIKSIDKKAAMLVPGVEGIYTFEDVPKTRFTSAGQSYPEPSPYDRRLLDEYVRYVGDPVAIIAAEDEKTALKAMKLIKVEYEVLEPLLDYEKATTSNIKVHMEEAHTNYDIGYNRSKNLASHLLYTKGDVEAGLSESDVVIERTYRTQAQIQSMMETYRSYSYYDVNGRLTTIASTQIPFHVRRHLARILGLDASKIRVIKPRIGGGFGAKQTMVCEMYSAFVTMMTKKPSKIIFTRKETQVCGNTRHAMTLNVKIGSDKEGNIKGIDIKVISNTGAYGEHAPTVTGLVSFKTFPLYEKIPMRMEADVVYTNTMVGAAFRGYGATQGTFAVESAVNELAEILKISPVEIRMKNLVEPGKDSYIASGSVKRCIEIGKEKFNWDERYPRRVMPDGKIRGCGMAVTMQGSGIAGVDTGSATVRLNDAGNFTVQVGVTDMGQGSDTVMTMMAAEVLEVPMSEIIINTSDTDVSPYDPGAYASSGTYVTGKAVVLACEKMREEILKTASVILEIPKEDLIYCGDHVENADGTKSVTIKDLAMKSVSFDLRNQLTTSATWGSETSPPPFVAGFAEVEIDPATGVCEVLDILSVVDCGTPVNPSAARVQVEGGMAQGIGLALYENILFDEKGRVMTDSFMQYKIPCRKDLHKMDVEFSRSYEETGPFGAKSIGEVVINTPAPAIAAAIKNAVGINFRKLPITSEDILMGILKK
- a CDS encoding SLC13 family permease; this encodes MTQFTKRNIYLVIGFMLIIFGRYIPLPDGMQPSGMNVVGIFAGVLILWLTVAIDWPSLLCIGALGLVPEIGFKPIFAASFGNETIIFLICTFMCTYALSETPFLNRCALSFITSPAAKKGPWQFVISFFAAVICIGCFVSPTVLFVVFLPIVEKINEILKLKRGDKIANMLMMGLAFCVSVSAGMTPIAHVFSIMAMGFYNTATGLSIGYGQYMAFAVPVGILSTAFLVLIFRFILNPDMSEIKDIDISILKKELKPMDKKEKMILLVFCFIVILWVLPSLLKDVVPAVMKISKLGTAFPPILGVIIYSVITFDKKPLLNFNEGMKKGVQWSSIIMCAGTLAIGSAMTNKSIGLTHYIIETLSPILKDVSPIFLIIIFTAWACIQTNFSSNMVTVTVVTTVAVPLIQAANGTVSCPAVVSIIGMMSAYAFATPPAMPHVAMAIGSGWTDTGSMMKHGFIFMFVTILITVFIGYPIAAALM
- a CDS encoding ABC-F family ATP-binding cassette domain-containing protein, producing the protein MALLHVENLYKGFSGETLFKNITFSIDQKDKIGVIGVNGAGKTTLIKMMLEIEENDVDPSTDRRGTISKKGNLKVGYLSQNINLNYENTVFEELMTVFSSVLEDYKKIHELSLRLNIEEENFDKIMEELSLVSTRYEQAEGYSIEYKVKQILNGLSLPEDLWNVKIGDLSGGQKSRTALGKILLEEPELLILDEPTNHLDLIAIEWLEKFLKDYNKAVMVVSHDRYFLDNVANRIFEIEGKTLRTYKGNFTDYTIQKEAYLSGAVKAFEKEQDKIKKIEEYVQRYKAGIKSKQARGRQKLLDRMEKMENPVFSKRKMKLKFEIERPSVDRVLKIEKLSKSYDGKRLFKNLNLEIFRGERVGIIGKNGVGKSTLLKIVNGLEKADSGTVTIGDKVTIGYYDQNHQGLDFKATILNEFLYNYPMSEEEVRTLAGGFLFPEDDVMKTIGSLSGGEKARVTLMKLILKKANFLILDEPTNHLDIYSREVLEEALEDYEGTILVVSHDRYFLEGIVNTIYEITEDGAEKFKGDYEAYCAQKKNIKEEKVSDGINDYEEQKRIKNRISSLEKKYIEVEKDIEKLENKKEVAQKDYELAGKINDLEKLLEIQNRLDSLDNDILNKMEEWESIENELKTLKNTL